The genomic window GTGAACATGATCGCCGTGCTGCGCCGCGTTCTCGCGGTCGTCGCTGTCGTAGGTTCCGCCGTGGCGCCGATGGCGCTGACGCCGCCGGCGCAGGCCGGGCCGCTGACGGACTGCGGGTGGAGCAGACGGATCGGCGCCGACACGCTGAACGTCGCGCTGCCCGACACCTTCGCCAACTACTGGATGGCGGCCGTCCCCGGGTTGCCCGCCGAGGGCATCACCCTGCGCGGCCGGTATCCGCACGGCCGGTACATCTCGTTCACCAGCTACCAGGGATCGCGGACCTTGGACGGCCTGGACGATCTGCGCATCGATCCGGATCCGGGCAGCGTCAACCCGTTCCGGCCCGGAGCGGACCGTGCGGCGACCGAACGCTCTTTCACGGTGCGGGTACTGCCGGGCCCGCGACCCGAGCGGCCCGCGCCGAACACCCTCTACGCGGATTCCGGACTGGCCCTGATCATCTACCGGGTCTACCGCGCCGACGAGGGGCGCGATCCGCTCGGCGGGGAGCCGTTGCCGGAGATCACCGTGCACGGGGCCGACGGCCCGCGCGTACTTCCGGCGTGCACGGCGGATCAGGGGGCGACCGACACGTCCGCCGCGCGCCTGTCCAGCGGTCAGCGTCTGCCCGCGAACGTGCCGGGCCCGGACTACCGCGTGTGGTCCAAGACGAGCGGCGACGGCGTGTTCGCCAACCCGGACAACACCTATCTCGCCTCGCACGTCGCGCCGCGGGCGGGGCAGGTCGCGGTCGTCCGCGCCAAGCTCCCGACGACCCCCGCGACCTACCGCGGCCAGGTGACCATGGCGCCCGCGCAACTGCGGTACTGGTCGATGTGCTCGAACGAACTTGCCACGACCCGTGTTTCGGCCTGCGTCGTCGACGACGAGACGCCGGTCGACGAGCGGGGCTGGTTCACCGTCGTGGTCTCCGATCCCGCCGACCGGCCCGCGAACGCGACCCGTGATTGCGGCGTCGCGTGGTTGCCGACGACCGGTATCACCACCACGCTCTTGATGCGGAACATGCTGCCGGACAAGGATTTCGCGCAGGCGATCCAGCGCGCGCCGGAGGGCGATCCGGCCTCGGGGATGGGGGATTACCACCCGCGTACCGAGTTGCGCGCGACCGCCGAGTTCGAGGCGATCGGCTGCTGAGTTCGCCGTCCGTCAGACCGGAACGAGCAGATGATCGAGCACCCGCCGAACCATCGACGCGACATCCGAATCTCCCAGGCGCAGGGCGGTATTCGCCGCCAGCAACACCGCGTCGAGCTGAAAGGCCGCGAGCTCCGGGTCGAGCTCGCCGATCTCGCCGACCGCCACGGCATGCCGGAACTGCGCCGCGAGGGTGGCGCGCCAGTCGCGTTGGTCGCGCAGCAACGCCTCGCGGACCGACCCTGGGCGGCTGTCGAATTCGGTCATGACGGCGGCGCGGAAACAGCCGCCCGCGAACAGTGGCTCCTCGGCGTAATCGAGCCAGTGCGCTACGAGCGCACGCAGCTGGGGGACTCCGCGCGGCTCACTGCGCGCTGGTTCCACGACGGCGGCGACGAAGAGCTCGCGCGCGTGGTCGATGGCCGCGAGTTGCAGCGTCTCCTTCGATTTGAACAGCGTCTGCACCCCCGCCTTGCTCATGCCGGTGTCGGTGGCGAGGCGGCCGAAGCTGAGGCCGTCGAGGCCGTCGAGGGAGGCTAGGTCGACGGCTCGGCGCAACACCATGCCGCGGGTGCGCGCCCCGCGCAACAGCCGCTTGTCGGTGGTCACGACGCGACCCGCTGACCGAGGCGATGGGCGAGCTGCTTGACCGTTTCGGCGGCGAGCACCGCCTGGCCGTTGGTGGCGAAGTGGATGCGGTCGGCGCTGAGCAGATCGGCGCGGTCGTTGACCGGGTGATCCCACATGTCGACGACTACCGCGCGATACTCGGCGGCCACCCGGCGGGTGATCGCGTTGACGGTGCGGACCCGGTCGGTCCAATCCGCGAACACGGGCACCCGATACGCGCGGCCGAGCGTGAAAGTCGTCAGCTGTGCGCCCGTCGCCGCGGCGCGGCGGTACAGCTCGCGCAGGCGTCCCTCGATCAGCGCGTAGTCGGGGGTTCGGCGGACGATGTCGTTGGCGCCGCACGGCAGGTGCAGCAGGTCGGGGGCGAAATCGATCATGCGATCCAGCTGGTCGAAGGCCTGTTCGGTCGTGGCGCCGTCGACCGCAGTGTTGAGGTACGCCAGGTCGGGCGCGACCCGCCGCAGCGCGTCGGCGACGCGGTCGGCCCAGGACAGGCTGGCGTATCCGGAGCGCGGATCGCCGGTGCCTGCCGAGAGGCTGTCGCCGATCACCCCGAAGCGCCGCCAGGGTGCGTCGAACAGGAGGGCCGCGGACTCCAAGGCGGACAAGCAGTACGGGTCCGATTCTTCGGTGCTGAAGTGCTCTGCGATGCTCACGAACTAAACATACGTCCGACCGTATACAGCGATCAAGAGCGAATTCCTGGCCGGAATTCTCGATTTCGGACCGGTCGTTTTAGTTCGCGAAACACGCTGCACCCCAATGTTTCCGGTCGGATCGCGGTAAGATCACGTCGGCGTTTTCGAACCGTCGCCGACATTCTGAAGAGGGGTACAGCTGTGAGCATGATTCTCGCTACGGCACATGACATGTACGGCACAGTGCTGGCCCAGGTCGGGAACCCGACCCCCGAGGCCCCGCCCATCTCGGACAAGATCCTCCAGATGGTTCGCTACCTCACCTGGTTCGTGCTGCTCTCGGGAATCGCCGCCATCACCTACGCGGGCGGCCGGTTCGCCTGGGAGAAGTGGACCGGCGGCGGCCTCCAGTCGCCGAAGATGGTGGCCGGAGCCATGCTGGGCGGCGCCATCGCCACCAGTGCGGGCACCATCATGAACGCCGTCGTCGGCTGAGGCCGGGCCGGGCGTCGGTCAGACGGCGCGCCACTTGATGGAGCAGCCCATGCTCGGTCGCTGCGGCTCCGGCGCGGGCTTGCCCGCGCGCACCGCGGCGAGTGCGGCGCGCAGCTCCGAGCCGGTGACGGGTTTGCCGTTGCCCGGGGTGGATTCGTCGAACGCGCCGCGATAGGCCAGCAGGAGACGCGCGTCGTAGAGGAAGAAGTCCGGGGTGCAGGCCGCGCCGAAAACGCGGCCGACCGACTGGGTTTCGTCGATGAGGTACGGGAACGTCCACCCGGCCCGTTCCGCTTGTGCGCGAAGACCTTCCGGCTTGTCGTCCGGATAAGCGTCGGCGTCGTTGGTGCAGATCGCCACGGCGGGCACGCCCGAGTCGGCGATCACCGCGCCGAGTTCGTTCTCGATGTGCTTCACATACGGGCAGTGGTTGCACGCGAAGACGACCAGCAGTCCGGGACCGTTCGCGTAATCGGACAGGCGATGGGTCCGGCCGTCCAGGTCGCGCAGCGCGAATTCGGGCGCGCGCGTGCCCAGCGGGACCATCAAGGATTCGAGTGCCATGGCTGCCTCCGTCCGGTTCCCTTACGAGGGTAACCGGGTCGCGGAGTCCGCGGGCGTTGTCGAACGGTCTACCGCGGGCGCCTCACTTCGTCAGATCGGCGGGATCGGTGTTGGCGCCGCACAGCACGACGCACACCCGCTCGCCGGGCGCGGGACGGTACGCGCCGGAGGTCAGCGCGGCCATGGCGGTCGCGGCGGCGTGTTCGACCGCCAAGCGATGCTCGGCCCAGAGGGCCCTGCGGGTGGCGACGATCTCCTCGTCCGAGACGAGTACCGACACCGAGTCCGCCGCGTGGGCCGCGACGAGGGCCAGTTCGGTGACGCGGCGGGCGCCGAGCGCGTCGGCGGCCACCGAGTCGACCGCGACGTCGACGGGTGCGCCGGCGGCGAGCGCGGCGTGCAGCGCACGGCAGTTCCGCGGTTCCACGGCGACCACGCGGAGGCCGTGATGGGCCGCCGCGGTGGCGATCC from Nocardia bhagyanarayanae includes these protein-coding regions:
- a CDS encoding TetR/AcrR family transcriptional regulator, which gives rise to MTTDKRLLRGARTRGMVLRRAVDLASLDGLDGLSFGRLATDTGMSKAGVQTLFKSKETLQLAAIDHARELFVAAVVEPARSEPRGVPQLRALVAHWLDYAEEPLFAGGCFRAAVMTEFDSRPGSVREALLRDQRDWRATLAAQFRHAVAVGEIGELDPELAAFQLDAVLLAANTALRLGDSDVASMVRRVLDHLLVPV
- a CDS encoding SGNH/GDSL hydrolase family protein, with translation MSIAEHFSTEESDPYCLSALESAALLFDAPWRRFGVIGDSLSAGTGDPRSGYASLSWADRVADALRRVAPDLAYLNTAVDGATTEQAFDQLDRMIDFAPDLLHLPCGANDIVRRTPDYALIEGRLRELYRRAAATGAQLTTFTLGRAYRVPVFADWTDRVRTVNAITRRVAAEYRAVVVDMWDHPVNDRADLLSADRIHFATNGQAVLAAETVKQLAHRLGQRVAS
- a CDS encoding thioredoxin family protein, which encodes MALESLMVPLGTRAPEFALRDLDGRTHRLSDYANGPGLLVVFACNHCPYVKHIENELGAVIADSGVPAVAICTNDADAYPDDKPEGLRAQAERAGWTFPYLIDETQSVGRVFGAACTPDFFLYDARLLLAYRGAFDESTPGNGKPVTGSELRAALAAVRAGKPAPEPQRPSMGCSIKWRAV